From Demequina capsici:
CGCCAGCATCAGTCGCAGACCGTGTCGCGCGGTGCGCACCACGGACTCCGGTGAACCGCCTACGCCGACCCAGGTCGTGAGGGCGCCCGAGTCCGTCTTCGGGTACACGTCCGCATCCTTCAGTGCGGCGCGAGTCGTGCCGGACCAGGTCACCGGCTGCTCGGTGAGCAGGCGCGCGAAGAGCTCGAGCTTCTCCTCGAAGAGCACCTCGTAGTCGGCCAGGTCGTAGCCGAAGAGGGGGAAGGACTCGGTGAACGAGCCGCGGCCCAGGATCACCTCAGCGCGTCCGTTCGACACAGCGTCGAGCGTGGCGAAGCGCTCGAAGACGCGGACGGGGTCGTCCGAGGACAGCACCGTGACCGCAGAGCCGAGCTGGACCCGCTCGGTGCGCGCCGCGATGGCGGACAGGACCATCTCGGGGGAAGAGATCGCGAAGTCCGACCGGTGGTGCTCTCCCAGCGCGACGGCATCGATCCCGACCGTGTCTGCCAGCGCGGCCTCCTCGACCACCTGCCTGAGCGCAGCGGCGTGCGACATCGGCTCTCCATCGTCGTGCAGCGGCAGGTCTCCGAACGTCTCGATGCCGAAGGAGACGGGGAGGGCGGGGGTGCTCATCGGGGAGTGCTCCTTGGTCGCGGCTCAGGTGCTTGAATCGTCAACTAAGAAGCGTAGTCCGCCGGATGGTTATTCCCCGTGCGCGCTCCCGACGGGAGCACCCCTCGGTGCGCCTCGTGCGCGAACAGGGCGATGGATCGGCGCGTGGAAGGTCAGAGGGTGCCCGACACCGGTCGGTGTCCAGCACCCTCTGACCCCAGGCCTAGAACCCGGCCGGGTTGCGGGGCCGGTAGTGCTCCTCGAGGGCGGTCACCTCGTCGTCGGTGAGGTCGATGTCGAGCGCGGCGACCGCGTCGTCCAGGTGCGTGACCTTGGTGGCGCCGACGATGGGTGCGGAGACGATCGGGTTGCGCAGCACCCAGGCGAGAGCGACCCGTGCCATCGGAACGCCGCGGGTCTCCGCGATCTTCTGGACGGCGTCGACGATGGGCTTGTCTGTGTCGAGGAAGGTCGCGTCGGCGACGGGGTCGTTGCTGTTGCGGGCAGTGGTGGTGCCCCACGGGTGGGTGACGCGGCCCTTCGCCAGCGGCGAGTAGGGGATGGAGCCGACGCCCTGGTGGGCGAGCAGGCCGAACATCTCGCGCTCCTCCTCGCGGTACAGCAGCGAGTACTGGTCCTGCATGGACACGAAGCGCGTCCAGCCGTTGAGGTCCGCGGTGTGCTGCAGCTCGGCGAACTGCCACACCCACATGGCCGAGGCGCCGAGGTAGCGGGCCTTGCCCGCCTTGACCACGTCGTGAAGCGCCTCCATGGTCTCCTCCATGGGGGTCGTGGGGTCGAAGCGGTGGATCTGGTATAGGTCCACGTAGTCGGTGCCCAGGCGCTTGAGGGACGCGTCGATGTTCTCCATGATCGCCTTGCGGGACTGGCCCTGACCTCCGGGTCCGTCGTGCATGCGGAAGTGGACCTTGGTGGCCAGGACGATGTCCTCGCGGCGGCTGTACTCGCGGATCGCGCGGCCCACGATCTCCTCTGACGACCCTGCCGAGTACACGTTCGCGGTGTCCCAGAAGTTGATGCCGAGTTCGACGGCCTGCTTGAAGAACGGCTGGGCGTCCTCCTCAGGCATCGCCCAGGCGGGGAACGCCTTGGACGGATCGCCGTAGCTCATCGTGCCCAGCGCGAGCCTGCTGATGCGCAGGCCCGAACGGCCCAACTGTGTGTACTTCATGCGTGTGCTCCTTCTGACGCGATTGTCCGGGTGGTGCGGGGGTGTGGCGGATGAGCCTCTGCACGCGTGTCGGGGCCCGCGTGACGAGGCCCGGTGCTCAGGCCTCGGGGATGACTCGGTCGAACATGGACTCGCGGGCCACGTCCGGGTCGGGACCGCTGCGCACGCCTGTGTCGAGCGCATCGATCGCTGCGACCTCGTCGGCGTCGAGCGAGAAGTCGAACACGTCGAAGTTCTCGGCGATGCGGGACGGCGTCACCGACTTGGGGATGGCCGAGCGGCCCTCCTGCAGGTGCCAGCGCAGCATCACCTGCGCAGGCGACCTGCCATGCGACGCGGCGATCGCGGCGATGGTCGGGTCGTTGAGCGTCGACTGCTTCCCGTCAGTGAAACCCGGGTAGAACGTGATGCCGCCGATCGGTGACCACGCCTGGCTCAGGATTCCGTGCTCGGCATCCATTGCGAGCAGCTCCTTCTGCTGGAAGTACGGGTGCACCTCGATCTGGTTCACGGCGGGCACCACGTCGGTCGCGTCGAGCAGGCGGGTCAGGTGGTCGGGCATGAAGTTGCTCACGCCGATCGCCCGCACCTTGCCGTCGGCGTACAGGGTCTCGAGCGCCTTGTACGCCGCGACGGTGCGATCCCACCGTGACGGTGCTGGCTGATGCAGGATCAGCAAGTCGAGCTGCTCGACTCCCAGCTTCGCCGACGCCTTGTCGAACGCGTGGAGCGCCTGGTCGTAGCCGTAGTCGCTGACCCACACCTTGGTCTCGATGAAGACGTCCTCGCGCGGCACGTCCGAGGTGGCGAGCGCGGCGCCCACGCCCGCCTCGTTGAAGTAGGCGGCTGCGGTGTCGATATGCCGGTAGCCGACGCGAAGCGCCTCGGCCACCGCGGTGGCGGTCTCGTCGGCGGGGGTCTGGAAGACGCCGTAGCCCAGGGCGGGCATCACGACGCCGTTGTTCAGGGTGAGGGTGATCATGACCTCACCGTAGGCACCTCGGCGCGATCCAGGGGAGGCACTGCCGATACCCCGAACGCCAGTTCCTGTGGCGCGCAGGCTGAACTGGGACCTTTTGGACGAACGTCCTAAACGGCTCGCCGTAACGTAGCCGGGTCCGTCCCCGCCGGGGACCTATCGAGAAGGAAACGACCATGCGAACCACCACGACCGCGACCACCATTGCACTGATGGCATCTGCCAGCCTGATGCTCGCGGCCTGCAGCTCCGACACCACTGCCGGCGACGGCACCGGCGACTCTGCCAGCACCGCAGCGGATGCAGTGACCGGCGGCGCGGCGACCTCCGGCGCGGCGACCACGTCGAGCGCGGTCAACGTGTCGGAGCTGCTCGACAGCGTGCGTGTCGCATCCGGGTGCGACTCATGGATCGGCGGCAAGGTCGCGGGCGAAGGCATCGTGGCCGGCTGGGAGTACACGTGCGACGCCGACGACGACGGCGAATGGAACGACCTGCTGGCGATCTACTCCTCGAACGCGAATCGCGACATGGACGTCGCGAACTACGAGGCCGCCTACCCCGACGCTGCAGTGCTCACAGGCGACGGCTTCGTGTTCCTCACGACAGACCAGGCGCAGGTGGACGCCGTCGGCGCCCTGGGAGCGGTCGTGCGGGAGCTCGGCGCCTGACCTGAGCAGGGCGGGCGGTCGGCCGGTGCCGGGAGGTACCGTCCCGCCCTCCCTGACGGTGGCGCTTCGCCCTACCGTGTGAGCATGAACCGATCCGAGGTCACCGAGTTCCTTCGCACGCGCCGTGCGCGCATCAGCCCCCAGGACGCGGGGCTGCCTGCCTTCGGCGGCAACCGGCGGGTGCCCGGCCTGCGCCGCGAGGAGGTCGCGATGCTCGCTGGCGTCTCCGTGGACTACTACGTGCGGCTGGAACGCGGCAACCTCGCAGGCGCCTCCGACTCGGTGCTCGATGCGCTCGCGAACGCGTTGAGGCTCGATGATGCGGAACGTGCCCACCTGTTCGATCTCGCGCGCGCCGCCGGCCCCGGCTCGTCGCGAGCGTCGGCCCGTCCGCCTGCGGGGGTGGTGCGTCCGCAGATCCAGGCGATCCTCGACTCGATCTCGGCACCTGCGTGGGTGCGCAACGGTCGCCTGGACCACCTGGCTCACAACCGTGCTTCACAAGCGTTGTACGCCCCGCTGCTCGACAGCCCCGAGCGCCCCACCAACACTGCGAGGTATGTCTTCCTCGACGAATCCTCGCGCGACTTCTTCGTCGACTGGCATCAGGCGGCAGCCGACGTGACGGCGCTGCTGAGGATGGAGGCCGGCAAGCGGCCCCGGGACAAGGCGCTGACGCAGCTCGTGGGCGAGCTGTCCACCCGGTCGGACGAGTTCCGTGCCCTGTGGGCCCGGCACGACGTGAAGTTCCATCGTTCCGGAGCGAAGCGGCTGCGGCACCCCGCGGTGGGTGTGATGGAGCTCGAGTTCGAGGGGATGGAGCTGCCGTCCGACCCTGATCTCACGCTGCTCGTGTACGCGGTCACGGCGGGCACGCCGGTAGCGGACCAGCTGGAGCTGCTTCAGCATTGGGCCGATGAGCGGGAGGCCGCGGGCCTGCTGTCCGATGTGAGCGCGACGCGTCGCTGACGGTGCGATGCGTCGCTGGCGACGCGACGGGTCGCCTTGCGTGAGACCGGTTGCGTCGAGCAGTGGCACCGCGCGCGGGCGGACGTCAGAACTCGATCATCACCTTCAGCGCCTCGCGCGCGTCCATCGCAGCGTAGCCGGCAGGTGTGTCCTCGATCCCGATGGTGCGGTCGAACACCTTCCCAGGATCGATCTCGCCGTTCAGCACGTCCTGGATGGCGTCCTCCAGATAGGCGCGGACAGGCGCGACGCCGCCGGTGAGCGTGAGGTTCCGGCGGAACAGCGAGGTTCCACCCACCGGCGCATCCGAGTACTGAGGCACGCCGACGCGTGAGATGGTGCCGCCCGTCCGTGCGATCGAGTACGACTGCACGTAGGCGGGCATCAGGCCGACCGCCTCGAGCACCACCTGGGCGCCAAGGCCGCCGGTGAGCTCCAGCACCCGTGCGACTCCCTCGTCGCCTCGTTCGGGGACGACGTCGGTGGCGCCCCAGGCGACGCCCAGATCGGTGCGCTCGGCATGGCGGCCCATCAGGATGATCTGCTCGGCGCCCATCCGTCTGGCGGCGAGGACGGCGGACAGCCCGACTGCGCCATCGCCCACGACGGCCACGGTAGAGCCCGCCGTCACCCCGCCCATGAAGGCCGCGTGATAGCCGGTGAGGTACACGTCGGACAACGTCAGGAGCGACTTCAGCAGCGCGTCGTCAGCCGTCGCGGGGTCCACGCCCGGCACCGCGACGAGCGTGCCGGCCGCTTGCGGGATGCGTGCGAGCTCCGCCTGCAGGCCACCCACGCCGTTCGAGCCGTAGAAGCCGCCGTGATGGCACGCGGCCTGGAATCCGTCCCGGCAAGCGGGGCACGTGTTGTCGGAGTAGGCGAACGGGACCACCACGAGGTCGCCGACCGACAGCGCCGTCACCTCCGCGCCCAGCTCCTCGACCACCCCGATCAGCTCGTGGCCCATCGGCCGTCCTGGATCCGACGCGGGAAGCGAGTGATAGGGGTGCAGGTCGGACCCGCAGATGCAGGCGCGCACGGACCGGACGATCGCATCCGTCGGGCTCACGATCCGCGGGTCCGGCACGGTCTCCACACGCACGTCCCCGGCCTGATGCATCACTGCTGCGCGCACGCGTCGCCCTCTCTCTCGCGACGGCCTCCGCCGTCACCCTGCACGCTACCTCTGCTCCGCGTGCGCGGTGTCCGCGCGCACCTGCCGGTGCAGCCGCTCCATGCGGGCGTCCATCTCCGCCGCGGTGTCGGCAGCCTCGCGGAGCTCATCGATCAGCGCCGGCGGCACCGCCCTGCGGTACTTGTAGTAGATCTTGTGCTCCAGGCTCGCCCAGAAGTCCATCGCCACCGTCCTGAACTGCACCTCCACCGGAACCGGCACCGCGCCGGAGGACAGGAACACAGGCACCGTGACGATCGCGTGGAGGCTCTGATAGCCGTTCGCCTTGGGACTCGCGATGTAGTCCTTGACCGTCTGCACCGTGACGTCGTCCTGGCGCGTGAGCAGGTCGAACAGGCGGTAGACGTCCGACACGAAGGCGCACGTCACGCGGATCCCAGCGATGTCCGTGATGTGCTCGCGAACCGCGTCCAGATCGTGCGACACGCCCTTGCGCGCGATCTTCTCCAGCAGGCTCTCGGGGGACTTCACCCGACTGGAGACATGCTCGATCGGGTTGTAGTCGTGCAGCTCCAGGAACTCGTCGCGCAGGATGGACAGCTTCGTGTCGATCTCCCTGAGCCCGAACTCGTACTGCAGCAGGAAGCGCTGGATCTCGCGCCTCCACGCGCGCACCTGGTCGGGCGTCGCAGCTCCGACCGAGCCCGTCTGGACCAGCGCGAGCGCATCAGGGATCTCCTGGGTCATGGTGTCCTTCGTCGGAGGGCCGGGGGCGTCATGGTGAAGGACGTGCGGCGGCACTGCGGCGTTCCCGTGCGGCGCCGCCCACCGGGTGGGGAGGTCGGGGCTACAGTGGCCGACGGGGCGGATCCGCGTCGGGCACGGTGCGGGCGCACGTCCCCGTGTCACAGTCCCGCTCCCCGAGGAGAGTCATGCCAGCCGACCGTCCCATCCGTATCGCCGTCCAGATCCAGCCTCAGCACGCGCCGTACGAGAAGATCCGCGACGTGGCCGCCGAGCTCGAGGACGCGGGCGTGGACGTCCTCTTCAATTGGGACCACTTCTACCCCCTGTACGGGGAGAAGGACGGGCTCCACTTCGAGTCGTGGACCATGCTCGCCGCGCTTGCCGAGCAGACCACGCGGGTCGAGATCGGCGCACTGGTCAACTGCAACAGCTACCGGGGCGCGGACCTGCAGGCGGACATGGCCCGCACGATCGACCACATCAGCGCCAAGGGTGGCACGGGCCGGTTCATCTTCGGCACAGGCTCGGGCTGGTTCGAGCGTGACTACGACGAGTACGGCTACGAGTTCGGCACCGTCGGGTCACGGCTCGACGACCTCGGCGAGGCGCTGCCGCGCATCGAGGAGCGCTGGGCCAGGCTGAACCCGGCCCCCACGCGGAAGATCCCTGTCCTCATCGGCGGCGGGGGCGAGAAGAAGACCCTCCGGCTCGTCGCGAAGCACGCTGACATCTGGCACAGCTTCTCCGACGCGCAGACGCTCGAGCGCAAGCTCGGCATCCTCGCCAAGCATGCCGAGGACGTGGGCCGCGACGTCTCCGAGGTGGAGATCTCCACCGAGATCGGCAAGCGCACCCTCGCGGAGGTCGAGGAGCAGGTGGCTTTGGGTGCCACGCTCTTCACGATCGGCATGACCGGCCCGGAGTACGACATGTCGGGCGTCGCGGAGTGGCTGTCGTGGAGGGACGGGAAGAACGCGGGTCGCTGAGCCGCCGCACCGATCCGCGCGCGGGCGCGCGGGAAGCGAGCCCAGGGAAGACGCGCCGACGCGGAGTGCGAGCACTGCGCGGACTGCGCGGGTCAGACCTCGCGCGGCACCTTGCCTGTGAGCTTCATGACGCTGCACATGAACCTGTGGCCCCCGTCGGAGGCATCCCCGAACATGAGCGGGCAGCCGCCGGCGATGACCGTCATGCCCTTCGCGCGGCCCCAGGCCGCAGCCGGTTCGTCGACGCTTCCTGCGCCGAACGATCGATGCATCCATATGTCGGTGATGCCGAGCGCCGCAGCCTCCTCGACCGTGGCCATGGCGTGCTGTGGGCTCGTGCCGATCACCACGGCCTCCACGCCCCCAGGCACCGCGGCCAGGGACGGGTAGGCGGGGTCGCCCTCGACGGATTCGGCGTTCGGGTTGATCGCGAACGGCTGGAAGCCGCGCTCCCGGAGTCGCACGTACACGGCGTTCGACCCGTGACCTTCGGGGTTGCGGGAGACGCCGGTGACGGCGATCCGTCGGTGGGACAGGAACTGCTGGGCGGCGTCGGCGATGCTGGTCATCGCAAGCTCCTCGGTGCGGGGGGAGGGGACCCGCCCACCATCGTCACGCCGCGCACGTCGTCGCGCAACGGGGAACGGTGTTCTGGGGGCATCCCGGGAAGCCTCACCGGGCGAACCTCCACGGGAACCGAGTGCCACGGCGGTAGCCTCGGCCCGTGAGCAATGCTGGGGGAGACGACCGCCGAGACCGCACCGCAGGCGCGCCCGGGCCCCGTCGCCCCGCGCCGCCATCGATCCAGCCCAAGGGCGGCACCGCGCGCCCGGGCGATCCCTTCCAGCCGACGCGACGTTCGACCCGCCCCGCGCCGCAGCAGCCGGCGCCGTCTGCCTCGTCGCCCTCGCGGTCACGGGCCCAGGGTGCACCGCCGCCTTCGGTGACGCCGGGCTCCGGCCGGCGCCCCACGACGCCGAGCACCCCGCACCGTCAGCGGCCCGATGTGGTGGCGCCTGCCGCGGCGGGCGACACGCGTGCGCCGGCTCAGGCGCCTCGCCGATCCGCGTCCGCAGCGCCCGTGCCGCCGCGCAGCACCGCCGCCGGGGAGTCGCGGCCGGTCGCCACGACCGCCCGACCGCGTCGCAAGCGCCACCTGCTCCGCAACTCGGTGATCGCGCTGCTGCTGATCGTCGTGCTCGTCGTCGGCGGGACATGGCGGTGGGTCGAGTCGAGGCTCATCCACGTGGACGCGCTGAGCGGAGCGGCAGACACCCCTGGCGAGACCTACCTCATCGTGGGCTCCGACTCGCGCGACGGATGGCTCGACGACGGCACCGAGGGCGCGCGCACGGACACGATCATGCTGCTCCACAAGCCGGTGAACGGCCAGGTCGCGCTGCTCAGCATCCCCCGGGACTCCTGGGTGGACATCCCCGGGAACGGTTCGGGAAAGATCAACGCGTCGTTCGCCTGGGGTGGCGCGCCGCTGCTGGTCCAGACCGTCGAGCAGCTCACGGGCCTCACGATCGACCACTACGTCGAGGTCGGCTTCACGGGCGTCGTCGACATCGTCGACGCCGTCGGCGGCGTGGAGCTCTGCTACGACTCCGACGTGAACGATGAGAAGAGCGAGCTGAACTGGACCGCGGGATGCCACGTTGCCGACGGTGCGACCGCGCTCGCGTTCTCCCGCATGCGGTACAGCGACCCGCTGGGCGACATCGGGCGCACCCAGCGCCAGCAGCAGGTGATGTCAGCGGTCGCGTCGGCGATCCTCAGTCCGTCGATCCTGCTCAACCCGTTCGCCGCGCATCGCGTAGCGGACGTGGGCCTGAATGCGTTCCGCGTCGACGACGACACTCATGCCCTGGATCTCGCGCAGGCCGCGCTCACCTTCCACAGCGCGATCGGAGGGGATGCCGTCACCGGCACTCCGCCGATCTCCACGATCGACTACCGCGTGGACGGTCAGTCGGCCGTGCTCCTGGACGCTGATCAGGCGCCGGAGTTCTGGCAGCAGATCATGAACGGCGAGATCGCCGCCGGCACGCAGGTCGGCGGGCTTCCCTGATGAACCGGGCTCTCGGCGTGCGATTCGGATGAACGCGGCCGAGCAGTACACGTAGGCGAGTCCACGCCGGTCGACGGAGCAGTTCCCTCCGTCTTGATCGTCCATGCGCCGGCCTCCGACGCATATCCGTCACACCTCGATCGTGCCTGGATGCAGGCGCTCCGCCCAGCTGGAGGAGGCGTGCCTCTGGATCGGGGGCTGATCCGCAGGGCGCGGCCCGAGCGAGATCAGCTCACGCTCGTCGTACGCGTCGAAGTCCGCACGGACTGCGGCCTGGTGCTCGCGGAAGAGGTCGCGCGTGAGCCCCCAGACCAGTCGCTGGACGCCGGCAGGCAGGCCCGACAGCTGATGGCCCGTGATGCCCATCGTCACGCGCGCACCCTGAGCGAAATGGTAGAGCCGAGCCATCCACGGCGCCGCGTCGGCGTTCTTGGCGGTGAACTGGAACGAGCCCGTCAGGTAGGGGTATGCGGCAAGGCCCAGGTGCTCCTTGCCGGATGCCGGCGTGAACCGATCCGACCACAGCGCCACCTGGTCCACGAAGGGCGCGAGCTCGGGGCGCATCCGCAGGTCCACGGCTACTCCAGTGCCGGCGATCACGTAGTCGAAGCGGTGCTCGGTGCCGGCCACATCGACGACGACCTCGTCGCCGTCCATCCGCGTCGACAGCCACGGCGATCCGAGCGCGAACTTGTAGTTGTCGTGCTCGAAGCAGCGCCAGATGCTGGACTGCGTGGACGGCTGGTCGATCTCCAGGACCTTGCGCATGAAATCCCACTTGTGCGCGTCGTCCCAGTCGCAGAAGTGCTCCACGAAGGACGCGTACTCCATCCAGCGCAGCGGGTTCACGGCAGGCATCTGGGCACGGCGCATGAAGTGCTGGACGTCCGCGGCGCCGTGCTCGAGGGCGGTCCCCGCCACGTCGAATGCGCTCGCGCCACCACCCAGCACGCCGATCCGCATGCCCTTCATCGCATCGAAGTCGAGCATGTGGCTGGTGTGGCCCCATGCGGACTTCGGGAGATGGTGGAAGAGGTGCTGCGGCACCGAGACGCCTCCCGCGCCCTCAAGCCCGGTGGCGAAGATCACGCGCTGCGCGAGACGTGTGGTCTGTCCGTCCGGTCCGGAGAGCGTGACGATGAACGGGCCGTCGGGGTGGGCGGGCGGAGCGACGCTGGTGACGGCGGTCTCGTTGACGACGTCGATGCCCGTGACCTCCCGGTAGAACTGCAGGTACTCCTGCCAGTCGAGGCGCGGGATGAAGCGGATCGCGTCCCAGCGCTCCCGGCCGTACCGTGCGACGAACCACTCCCGCGGGGCGAGCGCGGGTACGTCGTTGTCCGGCCCCTTCAGCATCTTGGGCGTGCGCAGCGTGCGCATGCGGGCCTGCGTGCTCCATGGCCCCTCCAGGCCCACGGGAGCGCCGTCGACCACGAGCACCCTGCGGACGTCCTTGCGCGCCAAGGCGAAGGCCAAGGCCTGGCCCGCGTGGCCGCCGCCCACGATGAGGACGTCGAGCACGTCGGGCCCGGGGGACGGGACCCAGTCGCGGCCTCCGTAGTCGAGCAGGTCCAGCTCGTCGTGGATCCGCGACCGAAGCGCGTCGAGCCGCGCCTCGACATCGGTGGGCGACGGCTGCGCGGCGGGGACTGCGGTCATGAGGACTCCTGAGCTAGGCGACGGCCGATCGGAGGCGGTCGCAACCGATCGCGCTCCGGGGAGAAACCCTCATGTCCTGCGCATTACCCGGGGCGTGACGCGAGGCTAGCGTGACGATGTTTCATCCAGGTCACGCGCCGACGACTGATCGTCCACGGTGCTCGCGCGTCTGTCGGCGGAACCCATCAGCCATCGGATGCCGTGCGTCGCGAGCGCCCCGGCGGTGGGCCCGAAGCTGCGCGTGGTCCAGCGATCGAGGTCGAGCTCGGAGCGCGCCCACGCAGGAAGCAGTGCGACCGCGCCCGACGCGAGCAGAGCGTACGGAGGACGGGCGACCTGCGGCAGCGGCGGCTCGCGCAGCAGGAAACGGGCGGTGTCGAGCGCGGCCGCGGTGGCGTGGAGCTCTGGCCGGTATGCGTCGAGCGCGGTGGCCAGCTCCGCAGTCGTGGTGGGAACGTCGACGGCGCCGAGCCTGCGGGCCACCTCGCCCGACTGGGCGACGTACTCGTCGGCCTGCTCGGGAGTCAGCGGCCGCTCGCCGTAGCGCTGGTGAGCCGCGAGGAACGAGTCGGCCTCAGCGATATGGACCCAGGTGAGCAGGTGGGGGTCGCCTGCGTCGTACTCACGGCCATCCGGGGCGGTGCCGCGGACCTTCTCATGAGTGTCGCGGACCATCTGCACCATGCGTAGGGCGTCGGACTCTGCCCCGAAGGTCGTGAAGGCCAGGAAGGTAGATGTGCGTGCCAGGCGTCCCCACGGGTCGCCGCGATACCCGGAGTGGCCGGCCACCCCGGCCATCGCCAGCGGGTGCAACGACTGGAGGAGCAGCGCGCGGAGGCCCCCGACGAACGTGGTGACATCCGCGTGCACGCGCCGGATCGGGCTTCCTGGCGGGAACCACCGCGGGCCCGGGGTGTCGTGCACGCGCAGACGCGCGGCGTCACCATCGGGTCCCGCGATCTTGAGGAACACCTGGTGGCCGACGCGGGAGCGGAGCGCGTGCACGGGGTTACGGACTGTCATCTCACCCTGGGAACGAGCGCGCTGCGACGGTGATTCCTGGCGTACGCCGGGCCGGGCGTCATCCGTGCGACGCGATGCGTGCCTCAAGACCGCTGCGGACCGCGGGCCACTCGTGCTGGATGATCGAGAAGACGACCGTGTCGCGCAGGGTGCCGTCGCGCCACACCTGGTGGTTGCGCAGCACGCCGTCCTGCTTGGCTCCCAGGCGCGCGATCGCCGCGCGCGACTGGTGGTTGTGCCAGTGGGTGCGCAGCTCGACCGCGATGCAACCGAGCTCGTCGAACGCCCGCGTGAGCAGCAGCAGCTTGGCCGCCGGATTGATGCCCGTGCCGTGCGCCTCAGGGCCCATCCATGTGGAGCCGATCTCAAGGCGCCGGTTGGGCTGGTCGAGGTTCATGAACGTCGTCATGCCCACGGCGCGTCCTGTCGTGACCGGCACGATCGCCCACGGCGCCATCGTGCCCTCGAACTGCAACGAGAGCCGCCGCTCGATCTCCTTCGCCATCTGCTCGGGGGTGGGGACGGTCGTGTACCAGGCGGTGGCAGGCAGGGACCCGGTGGCGGCGCACAGATCGTCGTGGTGCTCTTGCGACAGGGGCTCGAGCCTGACCAGGGAGTTCTCGAGCACCGG
This genomic window contains:
- a CDS encoding aldo/keto reductase, yielding MKYTQLGRSGLRISRLALGTMSYGDPSKAFPAWAMPEEDAQPFFKQAVELGINFWDTANVYSAGSSEEIVGRAIREYSRREDIVLATKVHFRMHDGPGGQGQSRKAIMENIDASLKRLGTDYVDLYQIHRFDPTTPMEETMEALHDVVKAGKARYLGASAMWVWQFAELQHTADLNGWTRFVSMQDQYSLLYREEEREMFGLLAHQGVGSIPYSPLAKGRVTHPWGTTTARNSNDPVADATFLDTDKPIVDAVQKIAETRGVPMARVALAWVLRNPIVSAPIVGATKVTHLDDAVAALDIDLTDDEVTALEEHYRPRNPAGF
- a CDS encoding LCP family protein gives rise to the protein MTPGSGRRPTTPSTPHRQRPDVVAPAAAGDTRAPAQAPRRSASAAPVPPRSTAAGESRPVATTARPRRKRHLLRNSVIALLLIVVLVVGGTWRWVESRLIHVDALSGAADTPGETYLIVGSDSRDGWLDDGTEGARTDTIMLLHKPVNGQVALLSIPRDSWVDIPGNGSGKINASFAWGGAPLLVQTVEQLTGLTIDHYVEVGFTGVVDIVDAVGGVELCYDSDVNDEKSELNWTAGCHVADGATALAFSRMRYSDPLGDIGRTQRQQQVMSAVASAILSPSILLNPFAAHRVADVGLNAFRVDDDTHALDLAQAALTFHSAIGGDAVTGTPPISTIDYRVDGQSAVLLDADQAPEFWQQIMNGEIAAGTQVGGLP
- a CDS encoding alcohol dehydrogenase catalytic domain-containing protein, translating into MRAAVMHQAGDVRVETVPDPRIVSPTDAIVRSVRACICGSDLHPYHSLPASDPGRPMGHELIGVVEELGAEVTALSVGDLVVVPFAYSDNTCPACRDGFQAACHHGGFYGSNGVGGLQAELARIPQAAGTLVAVPGVDPATADDALLKSLLTLSDVYLTGYHAAFMGGVTAGSTVAVVGDGAVGLSAVLAARRMGAEQIILMGRHAERTDLGVAWGATDVVPERGDEGVARVLELTGGLGAQVVLEAVGLMPAYVQSYSIARTGGTISRVGVPQYSDAPVGGTSLFRRNLTLTGGVAPVRAYLEDAIQDVLNGEIDPGKVFDRTIGIEDTPAGYAAMDAREALKVMIEF
- a CDS encoding GTP pyrophosphokinase, which encodes MTQEIPDALALVQTGSVGAATPDQVRAWRREIQRFLLQYEFGLREIDTKLSILRDEFLELHDYNPIEHVSSRVKSPESLLEKIARKGVSHDLDAVREHITDIAGIRVTCAFVSDVYRLFDLLTRQDDVTVQTVKDYIASPKANGYQSLHAIVTVPVFLSSGAVPVPVEVQFRTVAMDFWASLEHKIYYKYRRAVPPALIDELREAADTAAEMDARMERLHRQVRADTAHAEQR
- a CDS encoding aldo/keto reductase translates to MITLTLNNGVVMPALGYGVFQTPADETATAVAEALRVGYRHIDTAAAYFNEAGVGAALATSDVPREDVFIETKVWVSDYGYDQALHAFDKASAKLGVEQLDLLILHQPAPSRWDRTVAAYKALETLYADGKVRAIGVSNFMPDHLTRLLDATDVVPAVNQIEVHPYFQQKELLAMDAEHGILSQAWSPIGGITFYPGFTDGKQSTLNDPTIAAIAASHGRSPAQVMLRWHLQEGRSAIPKSVTPSRIAENFDVFDFSLDADEVAAIDALDTGVRSGPDPDVARESMFDRVIPEA
- a CDS encoding LLM class F420-dependent oxidoreductase; translated protein: MPADRPIRIAVQIQPQHAPYEKIRDVAAELEDAGVDVLFNWDHFYPLYGEKDGLHFESWTMLAALAEQTTRVEIGALVNCNSYRGADLQADMARTIDHISAKGGTGRFIFGTGSGWFERDYDEYGYEFGTVGSRLDDLGEALPRIEERWARLNPAPTRKIPVLIGGGGEKKTLRLVAKHADIWHSFSDAQTLERKLGILAKHAEDVGRDVSEVEISTEIGKRTLAEVEEQVALGATLFTIGMTGPEYDMSGVAEWLSWRDGKNAGR
- a CDS encoding helix-turn-helix transcriptional regulator; protein product: MNRSEVTEFLRTRRARISPQDAGLPAFGGNRRVPGLRREEVAMLAGVSVDYYVRLERGNLAGASDSVLDALANALRLDDAERAHLFDLARAAGPGSSRASARPPAGVVRPQIQAILDSISAPAWVRNGRLDHLAHNRASQALYAPLLDSPERPTNTARYVFLDESSRDFFVDWHQAAADVTALLRMEAGKRPRDKALTQLVGELSTRSDEFRALWARHDVKFHRSGAKRLRHPAVGVMELEFEGMELPSDPDLTLLVYAVTAGTPVADQLELLQHWADEREAAGLLSDVSATRR
- a CDS encoding LLM class flavin-dependent oxidoreductase gives rise to the protein MSTPALPVSFGIETFGDLPLHDDGEPMSHAAALRQVVEEAALADTVGIDAVALGEHHRSDFAISSPEMVLSAIAARTERVQLGSAVTVLSSDDPVRVFERFATLDAVSNGRAEVILGRGSFTESFPLFGYDLADYEVLFEEKLELFARLLTEQPVTWSGTTRAALKDADVYPKTDSGALTTWVGVGGSPESVVRTARHGLRLMLAIIGGDPGRFAPYIDLYRRAAEQFGTIAHPVGMHSHGFIAPTDEEANESYFPGYKAMRDRIGSERGWPAMTRAQFDDEVAYGSLYVGSPETVAAKMAAAIDALGVGRFDFVYTGGGAMPASSRLRAVELFGTRVIPRVREILADGASG
- a CDS encoding CoA-binding protein, which encodes MTSIADAAQQFLSHRRIAVTGVSRNPEGHGSNAVYVRLRERGFQPFAINPNAESVEGDPAYPSLAAVPGGVEAVVIGTSPQHAMATVEEAAALGITDIWMHRSFGAGSVDEPAAAWGRAKGMTVIAGGCPLMFGDASDGGHRFMCSVMKLTGKVPREV